One part of the Cupriavidus taiwanensis genome encodes these proteins:
- a CDS encoding PRTRC system ParB family protein, producing MQNPTVVIGKIRPGRNPRKYFDPVQMAELTESIRLDGVVQPILIRPIEDDENGHEYEVVAGERRYRAALAAHGEEYQIPVTLKVLTDADADRLALIENVQRADMAPSEEAVAASHIVGLLKGNRDEAARVLGWSRSTLDKRLALLNCSESVLEALNTRVIQLGHAELLATLAKDKQDKLLPVIVSEKKSVVELKKTIEAAACSLESAIFDKSDCAACPHNSSLQTEMFGEAIATGNCTNRACYNEKNDRKLEGIAYGLKEEFPIVRIVRTGDNHTRIQLKVDGPTGVGEEQAKACHACQNFGAAVSGLPDSMGKVFSGQCFDTACNQQKVAARIKAERDAAKAPAGKQGAGKPAAATKGDKSSAAAEKPVTVISESEKVKQYRTELWRKALRKEVAQNAEQANAYLLSIAMHGLSRNISGDVMGKFFEKLTEQKPSSTLQGCLTAVHGMGVGRRQQLTIGMTVAAIDGMEVSNLRELCRYHKLDLRHHWNLQKSQDFLEMLTKSEMKVLADELGIRKVLGDGFAKLFGKSKAEVVAGLLAVNGFDYNGKVPKVLGY from the coding sequence ATGCAAAACCCCACTGTTGTCATTGGCAAGATCCGTCCTGGCCGTAATCCGCGCAAGTACTTCGATCCTGTCCAGATGGCTGAGCTGACCGAATCCATCCGCCTGGATGGTGTCGTCCAGCCGATTCTGATCCGTCCCATTGAGGACGATGAGAATGGGCATGAGTACGAAGTGGTGGCAGGTGAACGCCGCTACCGCGCCGCACTGGCAGCCCATGGCGAGGAATACCAGATCCCCGTCACCCTGAAGGTGCTGACTGACGCCGATGCAGACCGCCTGGCGTTGATCGAGAACGTGCAGCGTGCCGACATGGCGCCCTCCGAGGAGGCCGTGGCGGCGTCGCACATCGTTGGCCTGTTGAAGGGAAACCGTGACGAGGCGGCCCGCGTCCTTGGCTGGTCGCGCTCAACGCTCGACAAGCGCCTTGCGCTGCTGAATTGCAGCGAATCCGTCCTGGAGGCACTGAACACGCGTGTCATCCAGCTCGGCCATGCCGAACTGCTGGCTACGCTTGCCAAGGACAAGCAGGACAAGCTCCTGCCGGTCATCGTCAGCGAAAAGAAGTCGGTGGTGGAGTTGAAGAAGACTATCGAGGCGGCCGCGTGCAGCCTGGAATCGGCCATCTTCGACAAGTCCGACTGTGCCGCCTGCCCGCATAACTCCTCGTTGCAGACGGAGATGTTCGGTGAGGCAATCGCCACCGGCAACTGCACCAACAGGGCCTGCTACAACGAAAAGAACGACCGCAAGCTCGAAGGCATTGCCTACGGGCTCAAGGAAGAGTTCCCGATCGTGCGCATCGTTCGCACCGGCGACAACCATACCCGCATTCAGCTGAAAGTGGATGGCCCGACCGGCGTAGGCGAGGAACAAGCCAAGGCGTGCCATGCCTGCCAGAATTTCGGTGCCGCGGTGAGCGGCCTGCCGGATTCCATGGGCAAGGTGTTCAGCGGTCAATGCTTCGATACGGCCTGCAACCAGCAGAAGGTGGCAGCCCGAATCAAGGCAGAACGTGACGCCGCCAAGGCACCTGCTGGGAAGCAGGGCGCTGGCAAGCCGGCGGCGGCAACGAAGGGCGATAAATCCTCCGCGGCCGCAGAGAAGCCTGTCACGGTGATCAGCGAGTCGGAGAAGGTGAAGCAGTACCGCACCGAACTCTGGCGCAAGGCCCTGCGCAAGGAGGTCGCGCAGAACGCCGAGCAGGCCAATGCCTATCTCCTGTCAATCGCCATGCACGGGCTGTCGCGCAACATCAGCGGCGACGTGATGGGCAAGTTCTTTGAGAAGCTCACCGAACAGAAACCATCCTCGACCCTGCAGGGCTGCCTCACGGCGGTCCACGGCATGGGCGTCGGACGGCGCCAGCAGCTGACGATCGGCATGACGGTAGCGGCCATCGACGGCATGGAGGTGAGCAACCTCCGTGAGTTGTGCCGGTACCACAAGCTTGATCTGCGCCATCACTGGAACCTGCAGAAATCGCAGGACTTCCTTGAGATGCTGACCAAGTCCGAAATGAAGGTTCTGGCAGACGAG
- a CDS encoding N-6 DNA methylase: protein MSRAAKRKFEVNATDPHQELLSLIKSFGYRHSTNDVFSDFVEMSALAISNAVDRHHYDPREKRYLEIAKKYDRAELSKFSEMLGALTMTFEDRVQRLVPNGDGLADILGQTYMMLDLGNERAGQFFTPYTVSRLMAGINVRDGNPYVDRDGFVTIEEPACGAGGMVIACADALHDAGRNYQQTMHATCIDIDARCVHMTYLQLSLLHIPAIVIHGNALSVEAWSSWFTPAHILGGWGAKLRRKRASQARAEVSTMPERDHENSSEALSKSQSQDVESGALELDASLMQRAAARSVPRIFVPDDQLALF from the coding sequence ATGAGTCGCGCCGCCAAACGCAAGTTCGAGGTCAACGCGACCGATCCTCATCAAGAGCTGTTATCGCTCATCAAGTCGTTCGGCTATCGGCATAGCACCAACGATGTCTTCTCAGATTTTGTGGAGATGTCGGCCCTGGCGATTAGCAACGCTGTTGACCGACACCACTATGACCCGCGTGAGAAGCGCTATCTTGAGATCGCGAAGAAGTACGATCGCGCCGAACTGAGCAAGTTTTCCGAGATGCTAGGTGCGCTCACCATGACGTTTGAGGATCGGGTTCAGCGCCTGGTTCCGAACGGGGATGGCTTAGCCGATATCCTCGGGCAGACCTACATGATGCTCGACCTTGGCAATGAGCGCGCGGGCCAGTTCTTCACGCCATACACCGTTTCGCGGCTGATGGCGGGTATCAACGTTCGCGACGGCAACCCGTACGTCGATCGAGACGGATTTGTCACGATCGAGGAGCCGGCATGCGGTGCCGGCGGCATGGTCATTGCCTGTGCTGATGCGCTGCATGACGCCGGCCGCAATTACCAGCAAACGATGCATGCTACGTGCATCGATATCGATGCACGGTGCGTTCACATGACGTATCTGCAGCTGTCGCTGCTCCACATCCCGGCCATTGTCATCCATGGCAATGCGCTGAGCGTGGAAGCGTGGTCGAGCTGGTTTACGCCAGCCCACATCCTCGGGGGATGGGGCGCGAAGCTACGTCGAAAGCGGGCATCCCAGGCGCGGGCGGAGGTCTCGACCATGCCCGAACGGGATCATGAAAACTCCTCTGAAGCATTGAGCAAGTCCCAATCGCAGGATGTTGAGTCAGGGGCGCTGGAACTCGACGCATCTCTGATGCAACGGGCAGCGGCCAGGTCCGTCCCGCGAATCTTCGTTCCTGACGATCAGCTTGCGCTGTTCTGA
- a CDS encoding 3'-5' exonuclease, producing the protein MTPTDEQERVVEAVRAGGALKVKAYAGAGKTSTLRMAAEARGRARGLYLAFNKDIATEAASKFPSNTRCRTVHSIAYGATRPEITRKLKNPVEPPHQLALRYSLGPIRLPTTIGKDLELSASKVARMVMDGAARFCRSAQGEPLAWHIPVEPIIREEEAEHLRESLLPHVHRLWQEYCDPATPSAITHDVYVKLWERSRPTIGADFILFDEAQDADGLILSVLRAQQAQVVYVGDPYQQIYEWRGAVNAMDHIRAPERSLTESFRFGPAIAQLASRVLKLMDEDVPVRGQDHIESRILQDSTPGHDRFDAILCRKNATVLTHLAQGIARGDKVAVRANVEELKAFADGAELLMRGQRIGYPATLALFESWEEVQEHAESFAGRDLQPLVKLIDNEGVDYLRLILTRVFPEADADYIVSTVHRAKGLEWDRVHLAGDFKFKSNDEGDLSMSPEEMRLLYVAMTRAKQLLDISEIRRDLYTMFRDAGV; encoded by the coding sequence ATGACGCCTACCGACGAACAAGAGCGTGTCGTCGAGGCGGTACGCGCCGGTGGTGCCCTCAAGGTAAAGGCGTACGCCGGCGCCGGCAAGACTTCCACGTTGCGCATGGCCGCAGAGGCTCGCGGCCGCGCCCGGGGCCTCTATCTCGCATTCAACAAGGACATTGCGACCGAAGCCGCCAGCAAGTTCCCGTCCAACACCCGCTGCCGGACCGTACATTCGATCGCCTACGGTGCCACCCGTCCCGAAATCACCCGCAAGCTCAAGAATCCGGTCGAGCCACCCCATCAGCTGGCCTTGCGCTACAGCCTGGGCCCGATTCGCCTGCCCACCACCATCGGCAAGGATCTGGAGCTGAGCGCCAGCAAGGTCGCTCGGATGGTGATGGACGGCGCGGCGCGCTTCTGCCGCTCCGCGCAGGGCGAGCCGCTCGCCTGGCATATCCCCGTCGAGCCCATCATCCGGGAAGAGGAAGCCGAGCACCTGCGCGAATCCCTGCTCCCGCACGTCCATCGGCTGTGGCAGGAATACTGCGATCCCGCGACGCCATCGGCCATCACCCACGACGTGTATGTGAAGCTTTGGGAGCGAAGCCGCCCGACGATTGGTGCGGACTTCATCCTGTTCGACGAGGCGCAGGATGCCGACGGCCTGATACTGTCGGTGCTGCGCGCCCAGCAGGCGCAAGTGGTCTATGTGGGGGACCCCTACCAACAGATCTATGAGTGGCGCGGCGCAGTCAATGCGATGGACCACATTCGGGCGCCCGAGCGTTCGCTCACCGAATCTTTCCGGTTTGGACCGGCGATCGCCCAGCTGGCAAGCCGGGTGCTCAAGCTGATGGACGAAGACGTGCCGGTCCGGGGCCAGGATCACATCGAGTCCCGGATTCTGCAGGACTCCACGCCGGGACATGACCGCTTCGACGCCATCCTGTGCCGCAAGAACGCCACGGTGCTGACCCACCTCGCCCAAGGTATTGCCCGCGGCGACAAAGTCGCCGTGCGCGCCAATGTCGAGGAACTCAAGGCCTTCGCCGACGGCGCCGAATTGCTGATGCGCGGCCAGCGCATTGGTTACCCCGCCACGCTGGCACTCTTCGAGTCCTGGGAGGAGGTCCAGGAGCACGCCGAATCGTTCGCCGGGCGGGACCTGCAGCCGCTGGTGAAGCTGATCGACAACGAGGGAGTGGACTACCTGCGCCTGATCCTCACTCGGGTGTTCCCCGAAGCCGACGCCGACTACATCGTCAGCACCGTGCACCGGGCCAAGGGCCTGGAGTGGGATCGGGTTCACCTCGCCGGCGACTTCAAGTTCAAGAGCAACGACGAAGGCGACTTGAGCATGTCGCCGGAAGAAATGCGGCTGCTGTATGTCGCGATGACCCGGGCCAAGCAGCTGCTGGACATCAGCGAGATTCGCCGCGACCTGTACACCATGTTCCGTGACGCCGGAGTTTAG
- a CDS encoding DUF1173 family protein — MITVRVGNSELPLEDVLENPGRHSRLLERAKTTQGFAECGCTAGRPRPKLVIRRHREIFLLARWPEQAQLHGDSCPFQRRNTGKGGTGTELDPFPFRNGALDIRLEASQRISSRTPAKPVQSNPEGESRKPQRRTAGLLAFLEFAWEQAGLNLWPGTGGRGWSACWSHLSAELADCRINSQPADKTLHILERWDPARKAEILAELDAWLARLTPSASGSRRGLLIAEVASHEPSQFGAKFVLRQTQLRCFMSSALYERLQRSYGPALAGAGQPNLRCVAVFLVEKPVDRNYLTIVDGAALLTNAQFLPCDSTYEVAMADHLIGLRRAFRKPLRHLGNAPVHPDFVLTDTAAEVIIEVLGLTGNPEYDARTASKREHYRSAGMSVVEWEAPTQALDSVQLPPAAK, encoded by the coding sequence ATGATCACCGTGCGGGTTGGCAACAGCGAGTTGCCACTTGAAGATGTGTTGGAAAACCCCGGTCGGCATTCCCGCCTGCTGGAACGCGCGAAGACCACACAAGGCTTTGCCGAGTGCGGTTGCACGGCCGGGCGCCCACGACCCAAGCTGGTCATCCGGCGCCACCGCGAGATCTTCCTGCTCGCGCGCTGGCCCGAACAGGCTCAGCTGCACGGCGATAGCTGCCCCTTCCAACGCCGCAACACCGGCAAAGGCGGTACCGGCACCGAACTGGACCCATTCCCCTTCCGCAACGGCGCGCTGGATATCCGCCTTGAAGCGAGTCAGCGGATCAGCAGCCGCACGCCGGCGAAACCGGTGCAATCCAACCCCGAGGGCGAATCGAGGAAGCCGCAGCGGCGCACCGCAGGCCTGCTTGCCTTCCTTGAGTTCGCGTGGGAGCAGGCCGGGCTGAACCTCTGGCCCGGCACGGGCGGACGGGGGTGGAGCGCTTGCTGGTCCCACCTGAGCGCCGAGCTGGCGGATTGCCGCATCAATAGCCAGCCCGCCGACAAGACGCTCCATATCCTCGAGCGCTGGGACCCCGCGCGCAAAGCAGAGATCCTGGCGGAACTGGATGCGTGGCTGGCCAGGCTCACACCATCCGCCTCTGGTAGCCGGCGAGGCCTGCTGATCGCCGAGGTTGCGTCGCACGAGCCGTCGCAGTTCGGAGCAAAGTTCGTTCTCCGGCAAACGCAGCTGCGGTGCTTCATGAGCAGCGCGCTGTACGAGCGCCTGCAGCGCTCTTACGGACCGGCGTTGGCCGGGGCTGGCCAGCCGAATCTGCGATGTGTAGCCGTGTTCCTGGTCGAAAAGCCGGTTGACAGGAACTATCTCACGATCGTGGACGGCGCCGCGTTGCTGACGAACGCGCAATTCCTGCCCTGCGACTCCACCTACGAAGTGGCGATGGCCGATCACCTGATCGGGCTACGCCGCGCTTTCCGCAAGCCGCTGCGCCACCTCGGCAACGCGCCCGTCCACCCGGATTTTGTCCTCACCGATACGGCTGCCGAGGTCATCATCGAAGTCCTTGGGCTCACCGGCAACCCGGAGTACGACGCCAGAACGGCGTCCAAGCGTGAGCACTACCGAAGCGCCGGCATGTCCGTGGTCGAATGGGAGGCGCCCACGCAGGCGCTGGATTCGGTCCAGCTGCCGCCGGCGGCGAAGTGA
- a CDS encoding DNA translocase FtsK, producing MKRDDASLNDELFHQAVELVHQHRAASTALIQRHLRVGWRAAEALLQRMATETMAVRKMQNGLYLYIHGPIGEELARLTGFAQEVLSALTTDRIDADQLRAAALRHGLAEEATVSARCGDGCACATLFEFPVVCFRPSADLAGR from the coding sequence ATGAAGCGTGACGACGCATCCCTCAACGACGAGTTGTTCCACCAGGCCGTCGAGCTGGTCCACCAGCACCGCGCGGCGTCGACTGCGCTCATCCAGCGCCATCTGCGGGTCGGCTGGCGAGCTGCAGAAGCACTGCTGCAACGTATGGCCACCGAGACGATGGCCGTGCGCAAGATGCAGAACGGCCTGTACCTCTACATCCACGGCCCCATTGGCGAGGAACTGGCGCGACTCACCGGCTTCGCCCAGGAGGTGTTGAGCGCGCTGACCACGGATCGGATCGACGCGGACCAACTGCGCGCGGCCGCGCTCCGGCACGGGCTTGCTGAAGAGGCGACAGTCTCCGCGCGTTGTGGCGACGGGTGCGCTTGCGCGACGCTGTTCGAGTTCCCCGTCGTGTGCTTCCGGCCCAGTGCTGACCTGGCCGGGCGCTGA